From one Meles meles chromosome 18, mMelMel3.1 paternal haplotype, whole genome shotgun sequence genomic stretch:
- the CCR7 gene encoding C-C chemokine receptor type 7 has product MDLGKPMKSLLVVALLVIFQVCLCQDEVTDDYIGENTTVDYTLYESVCFKKDVRNFKAWFLPLMYTIICFMGLLGNGLVILTYIYFKRLKTMTDTYLLNLAMADILFLLTLPFWAYSAAKSWIFGVHICKIIFGIYKISFFSGMLLLLCISIDRYVAIVQAVSAHRHRARVLLISKLSCVGIWMLAMVLSTPELLYSGLQKSSSEQALRCSLVTEHVEDLITIQVAQMVVGFLVPLGAMSFCYLVIIRTLLQARNFERNKAIKVIIAVVVVFIAFQLPYNGVVLAQTVANFNITGSGSCELSKQLNIAYDITYSLACVRCCVNPFLYAFIGVKFRNDLFKLFKDLGCLSQERLRQWSSCRHTRRSSMSVEAETTTTFSP; this is encoded by the coding sequence GTGTGCCTGTGCCAAGATGAGGTCACGGATGATTACATCGGAGAGAATACCACGGTGGACTACACTCTCTACGAGTCCGTATGCTTCAAGAAAGACGTGCGGAACTTTAAAGCCTGGTTCCTGCCACTCATGTACACCATCATTTGCTTCATGGGCCTGCTGGGCAATGGGCTGGTCATACTGACCTACATCTATTTCAAGAGGCTCAAGACCATGACCGACACCTATCTACTCAACCTGGCCATGGCCGACATCCTCTTTCTCCTGACCCTTCCCTTCTGGGCCTACAGCGCAGCCAAGTCCTGGATCTTTGGTGTGCACATTTGCAAGATCATCTTCGGCATCTACAAGATAAGCTTCTTCAGCGGCATGCTGCTGCTTCTTTGCATCAGCATTGACCGCTACGTGGCCATTGTCCAGGCCGTCTCGGCCCACCGCCACCGTGCCCGTGTTCTCCTCATCAGCAAGCTGTCCTGCGTGGGCATCTGGATGCTGGCCATGGTGCTGTCCACCCCAGAGCTGCTGTACAGCGGCCTCCAGAAAAGCAGCAGCGAGCAAGCCCTGCGGTGCTCCCTTGTCACTGAGCACGTGGAAGACCTGATCACCATCCAGGTGGCCCAGATGGTGGTGGGCTTTCTGGTCCCCCTGGGGGCCATGAGCTTCTGCTACCTCGTCATCATCCGCACCCTGCTCCAGGCCCGCAACTTCGAGCGCAACAAGGCCATCAAGGTCATCATCGCTGTGGTCGTGGTCTTCATCGCCTTCCAGCTGCCCTACAATGGGGTGGTCCTGGCCCAGACGGTGGCCAACTTCAATATCACGGGCAGCGGCAGCTGTGAGCTCAGTAAGCAGCTCAACATTGCCTATGACATCACCTACAGCCTGGCCTGCGTCCGCTGCTGCGTCAACCCTTTCTTGTATGCCTTCATTGGTGTCAAGTTCAGGAATGACCTCTTCAAGCTCTTCAAGGACTTGGGCTGCCTGAGCCAGGAACGGCTCCGCCAGTGGTCTTCCTGCCGCCACACCCGGCGATCCTCCATGAGCGTGGAGGCAGAGACCACCACCACCTTCTCCCCGTAG